GtgatatatctatttcctATACCCTCGGATTTATGAGCTAACCGTCGGGCGGGTATAGCGGCGGTGCGAACCAAAACAACAcgcaacaacagcagcaagctCAAAAGCCTACATTATCTTTGTTTGGAaaccaaaacaccacaacACAGCAACCAGCGCAGCCCACTGCAGCAGCTGGAACAGTAGTTCCAGGGGTCAAAGTGGACTTAAGCAACCTTCTACCGACAACTAAGTATGAGAGCTGTGCCgacgagatcaagaaggagctggaagTATTCGACAATTACGTTCTTACGCAAATCAAGATGTGCAACGAAGTGGGAAACATGATCCCTAGCATTGCTGCCCAGGGAGAAACCATTCCGAACGACGTGGAGTTTGTCCAAGGGAAGTTGGAAACAATGCAACACGCACTGGAGAACGATGCCAGCGATATTGATCAGTTACGAAGTCTTGTGGCTCGTGATGCGGCTGAAGCACAGGTGGGCTTCCGGGCGATTGATACCCTCAAGCTACCTCTGCAGTTCCAGCCTGCAGCGGGCTCTGGATGGTGGTCTGTTCAAGACCAGAAATTGTCTGATCGACAATCGTTGCGGTCAACACGCAAGAACACTTTGGCCCTCCCCGACGATGTCGAAGGCGACTCTTCTACAACCGTCAATGGAGTACCTGTCAACCTTGTCGATTATTTCTCTCAGCGTTCTGACGAGATGGGGACCGTCCTGGAACGTTACAAGCAGAACttgaaagaaatcgaagacCACCTTCATGGAGTTGAGGCTACCCTGGAGCGGCAGATCCACGAATTCGTGACATCTCGCAGCCGCGATGGAGCCGCTGCAGGGACACCCAAATCGGTGCTTAATGATCTTGCCGTTGTGCTTGGGGACGTTGAGGCTGGTATTCTAGGCGTTGCCAGTCGTCTCGGGGGAGTTACAGAACAGGTTCAAGAAGTGGTGCTGGGGCCGCCATCTCTCGGCGAAGGTAGACTGAACCTGTAATGAATCAATTGTTTTCTGGTTATGTATAATATAATGAAGCTTGCCCTAGTTTACTCTGAAACGGAAGGAGAGGGCTTGGATGTTATGGCTTGAGCATGATTTTCGAGGTCAGGCGTTCTGCGGTAGATCAGTTAACCGGCGCTATTCCCATTCTATTAGTCTCGTTTGACTCAAGTATCCATTTTTCTTCAATGATAAAACATGACGAGATACGGTGTGACGAAGTACGTGGtctagaatatattattGACAAGTTCGCTTACGATGCATATACCCCATACTCGGTCTACCGAGCCGACTGACTAAAATTGTAACTGACGACTACGTAGTTGCTCATGGTTGCGGGTACCTTCCCCTACCGTTAGGCCAACCAGGTTGTCGCACGCAAGAGCTTGGCCGGTTTGCGTGATCGCACCTAATCGCTTCCAACCCCAGGTTTCCACACTTTCCATGATCGACACTTGGCTTAGAGACGATTGACGTTTCAAGTCATTGACCTCCCTGTCTCAATATTGCGATATCTAATTATGTTAAGGGCGGgccaaaaaacaaaaaaagaaagaaaacaaaaaaaaaaaataacgATTCCAGAGACAAGCAGAAGAGCCAGTAGTCTCCTTCTACCTTCTACATCTTCTGAGGAATATTACCCTCAAGCTCATGCTTACATATAGTCATAGCAAAAATGCCGCAGGGAAAAAATGACGTGATGTGCAGCTCGTTTTgtcatcttccattccagaaGACCTGTGGAAACTTAGTCCCGTGGATCACTCCCCCTAATCCGTACAGACCATCAGCCTCTTGGGTGATTTTCGCCAGCGATGGTGCCATATCCGCGATCCCCGGCATTGACGATGTGGAATGATAACGGCAGGTTTGAAAATGGCGGTCTACTACTACCTCCACTGGAGCTTCGAGCTCGATAAATAAGCTACATAGACGCTTCCTAGGAACTGCTCATCCAAACACATTTTTTCTACAGTTGGTTCTCTATACTGCTCGTCCAGCGCAAAACATGGCCCCTTCACTCGAGGATCCGATCTTGGCTCCAGCCTTGGATCATGTTATTCtcccaaagaaagaggtCAACGGCGACAACAAGTTTCACTACACCCCGGGACGCACAGTCGTCGAGCGTCACGATAACTACGCTTATGAAGACCTTCTACCTTCATTCCCTGATATTCATTGGGATCCGCTAGAAGAGATTCCATATGAAGACAGAGGGCTTCGCGGAGATCCTAAATTCCGTAACCTACTGCGGGATGCAACCGATGTTTTTGATTATACGCCCAAGATCGGGACTGAAATTCACGGTGTGAACTTGGCCAAGTTAGATGAAGCACAGAAGGACGACTTGGCTCGCCTAGTCGCTGTCCGTGGGGTGGTGTTCTTCCGTGACCAAAAGGACTTGGACATTGATGCCCAAAGAGAACTAGGAAGACATTTCGGGAGACTACATAAGGTACGGAGCCATCTGGGTTTACCTGCTCGTGGGTTAATTTAACAACATGCAGCACGCAACTACGTCTGTTCCGAGGAAGCAAGGCTTGGAGGATGTCCATGTAGTTTACAGTGGAGACAATTCTGGTGACCAGCGGGCATTGTTCACGCCCAGCTTTTTGTGGCACTCGGACGTGACCTACGAGGTACAGCCACCATCATACACGATGTTGAAGGTTCTCACAGGGCCTCCCCGTGGAGGGGGTGGCGATACACTTTGGACCTCTCAGTATGCAGCATACGATGCTCTCTCCTCTCATATGCAGACATACCTGAAGGGCTTGACTGCGATCCACTCAGCAGACATGCAAGCTTCTGATTCACGAGCCCTCGGCCGACCAGTCCGTCGCGAGCCTGTCACCACAGAGCACCCTCTGATCCGCACCAACCCGGTGACTGGCTGGAAcagtcttttcttcaaccCAGGGTTTGTGACAAAGATCGTTGGAATTCCTAAGACAGAGAGCGACGCTATTATCAAATATCTTACCGATGTGATTGCAACCACACAAGAGATGCATGCACGGTTTCAGTGgaacaaggatgatctaGCCATCTGGGACAATCGGACTACGGTAAGTAAAGACGCTGTACTAAGTGGTGGACGTCTCTAATGAACGCAACAGAACCACACGGCGTCTTATGGATTTGCACCTCACCGCCGTCATGCGGTCCGGGTCGCTGCTCAGGCTGAACGGCCCTACCTAGACCCAGCCGGCAAATCACAAGAGGAGGAGCACATTGCGCTTTACAACCTGCCACCGGTGAACAAGGATGGTGCTCGCCAGTCAAACTACAATGACTAAGCCTTTGGTTCTCttactttttcttgttcACTGCTGAGCGAAACACTTGCGAGCATTCTGAAGATATGGCGTTACACATACCCGGGAAATTGATTTGTATCTATTGCTATTTGCATATCGCTGATAAGACTGTTTATTGAATGGTTTCATAGTGGATAAGGTAGTCAGTCACTCACGTACTATCTATAGGTTGTAACAATAGGTACAATCAAAAGATCTAGAGCTCTGGCAGCCTGTCAAGCCACGTGCAGACCCCCGACCAACTTCTCACACTTTATTTTAGGTAGTTAGAACTGCAAAACATCAGATAAATTCGTGGCGCACCACGAAACGGATAACTCAATGGAAACTCCCAAggatccttctcttctggaGTATGCCCGTTTCTACGGTATTGCCCGGGATTTCACGGCCGTCGATCCCATCACAAACATCGACGAGACCGCATCTGAAACACCACTACCCCGGGATGCTCTATCGGAATTTCAAGATTACATCTACGAGACACAGAGAAACGTTGAGGATAATCTTCGCAAAGAAAAGCTCAATgtcaggaaagaaagcgcTCGGTTGCTAGCATCGGTGATACAAGATGCAAGAGCAGAAAAATTAGACATAAATTGGGATGAACTTCTACCTAAATTTAGTCAAGTTGACGAGCTTAAAGTGCAACTTCCGATCCTTGACAATGACAGCATCTCGGATACGTTGCGATATACAAGTCCGTTACGTTACGACGAGAACAAGATCGAAATCCGTCCTCTCGACGAACCGTGCCAGAAACTTAAGGACGAAGATATCACGGCCGACCTTTTAACCAAGGCTGACCAGGTTCTGAAGGATATTATGCCAGAGAAGCTAAAGTGTAGCAGAGAGTCGATGTTGTTGATACAAAAGGCCAGAGACTGTGGAGGTCTTCATTTCGCAGATTTAGAAAGTCTTTTGAACGAAATGATAATTTCCGGTCAGGTATGAATGTGGAAGGCATGTCGCTGGATCTTTGACTTATACGTTTTGTGAGGTTGCAGGAAGAGCACAATCCTTCGAAATCTCCTCCATTACTTCTGTCGGATATCGACGAAACGTACTATCGGAGTCCCTCGCCGGCTTCCATGTCATTGATGCTGCCCAGTCCCGCTTCATCTGGCCCTCTTGAGCTTAAGCTGCAGTGCAACAGAAGATCAGCCCGCAGTTCGGACTCAAAGATATCAGGTTGTGCTGTGGTGCCAAACAAGGGAGACGGTAGTTCTACAAGCGACGAACGAACTCAACTAGAGCGTAAATTAATATTTAACGGAAACAACGCAGAAATACAAGCAGTTGGAGTCGATAGTGCAGCTCAGTCTTTTTCAGACAAGTATAACACAAGTGAAGAGCAATGTGTTCCGGACATTTCTCCACAGATTGGTGATGTTATTAACTCCATTCATTCAGAACCTTCAGTCATCTCTCTGATGCAAGAGAGCGAGTACATGCCAACCGTGTGCACTTCAACACAGGAGCGATTATGTCGATCGCCCAGTGTCATAATCAAGGAGGGGAAATGTCAGACCGCAAGCAAGCCGACAGATTATGTTTCGTCCTTCAGTTCCCCTTCGGTACTGAACGCGCCCAATTCAGATTCTACGCAGTGTCAAGATATCCAACAATATCCCATGTCAAACATGCCTTCCTCACAACATTCGAAGCCGAAAGACTATGCTGATAGTTGTCTACATACAGTTGGAGACTACGACAGCGTGGAGGAAGTTGTCGAAACAGGGTTTGACAAGGGATTTTTTCTTGAGAACATTGGTGACATGGGACCTGCAGGACAACGACAATTGTCTGAGCATGATACTGTAGCTCATCAACATGAAAGTGGCAAGACGGTCATGTATACGTCCCCAAATGCCGTTGTACCTGCCACCTATTCTTCCCTGGATACAGTTTCTAATTCAATAGACTGCGATGTTCCAGCAGACACAGCTTTTGGGGGACAAAAACGAAGACACGAGGAGAGGCAGGATATTTCGCGGAAAGGCCGCAAATTTGTCCAATCTTTAGCAGCGTCCCTCGCTAACAACAGGTGCAAATACACGCTACCTTCGCAGTCATCCATATTAGGCTCCTTATCTACCTTCATGGAGATTAGAGGCCGAGCCGAAAGGCGACAAATAACGGCCGTCAGTCCATACTCTACCAACAATATGCCAGCTAAGGATATTGTGGACTATCAAGACCTAGTTGTAGATGATAGAAGCCTCCGCGAATACGAACAACCGAAAGATGTGCTAGAGGAGGTACAACCTCTCAGGTTAGAGCTTACAGAACAACGGTATCCTCAATACCCTCAACTGCAGGTCCAAAACCACGAGCAACCGCTACTCTTCTTATCAACTGGACTTCTTAAAACCCATCTCCCAATTATCCACGGTCTCGAAAATTTAAAGAGCCCTCCAGCTTTGATATACAGAGACTATGATGTTCCCATCCAAAATCAGCTCGTTCCTGGCATCTGGATTCCCTCTCAAGCAAGCATGAAGCACGATCTCCCCAAAGAGGCAGACATCATCGTCTCACCAACAGCTGGAATCATACTAACAACTCTACAAGCTACTACGCAACTATACCTCCCTGGCCATAAGCCTAACCCACATACAAACGGCGCCAAGTGCATCAACTCGCCGCTCCGCGAACGAATCTTCCTCCTAGCTCCGCGATACAAACACCTCTACGTATTCGTTACTCACGGCACAAGCTCCTTAAACAGTGGACAAGGCAACGCTCCACGATGGACAGCAGATAGACGGTTGTTAGCGTCCTTCACATCACTAACAGCTTTCTGTGATTCGATGTCAGCGGACTCAACTATCTCTCCCATACTGATTTCTCCATCGCCTGATATACTTATAAGATGGATTCTGGAACTGGCTCACAAGCACGCTTTCCAATTACCTACTGATACTGTTGATTTACCGCAAACAAGGGGGTTTATGCTCGTAAATCCAACGCCGAAGACCAAATTCTATATAGAGGCTATGGAAAATGAAACTTGCTGGGAAATATTTCTCCGCCGAGTAGGGTTGAATCCGTACGCGGCACAAGTTATATTGACTGTCTTGAGACACGAACGAGACATACCCAAACGCAACGATAATGTCAGTACGCCAGATGAtgtcgagaaagagatgagCGCCCTCTCCAGATTTATCGAGATGTCACCGGAGCGCCGACGAGAACTCTTTCCAGACTTGATTGGGGAGAGGAGTGATGCAATTCTTGAAAAGGACTGGCAATGTGACTGGGCATTGAATTTTGACTGATGAGCTGTGCTTATAAGGAATGGTATTATGTGAACTCTGTCCATATTCAACATTTCTGTGCGATTTAGTTCGAATGTAATTTGTCGCCAGGGAGGTATACAATGAGAAGCATGGATTTTGAACGAGCGTAAATCACTTGCGATGAACATCCCTCCTATATGCCCTACCACCTCGGCAGTCAATATTATATTCCTTGATCCAGGTCCGGCGTGGTCTAAGAGCTGCAACATAGTCGCTTGTGATAAATGCATAAACACGGAGAGCACTCAGGCCCAGACGGTAAAAACGAAGTAGAGAGGAGACATTCGTATCAGATTACCCGTGTTCATCCCGCAGACAGCGCAGGAGACAACGATTGCTAAAGTACATCGCATAGTATGCAAAGGAACCAAGACACATTTCACGCTTTAGATAGCAGATGCAAGATAAGGAAAAGGGAACATTAGCCCGGAGATCGAGGAACAGAATCATACACCTGTCCTCACTTCGTAGATGGCtcttttttaaattatttaaagtGCATGACAGAAGCTCATGATTTGCGTGATATAATACAAGACTCCGATTGGATTATTCCAACCAGTCGGAAAacggaagaacaagatgaatCATCTAGttctccttgatcttggcaAGGAGCCTACAGTCGCATTAAAATCGATTGCCTCGGGCTGAGGGATGTAAGACGGAGAACTTACTCATGGTCCCGGAAAAGGGTGTACTCTTCCTCGCCAACCTTGACGGCGCTACCACCGAACTATCAAGACCACCATTAGTACCAAAAAAGTTCCACTGAGTTCATCAAACGAATTGGGTGCTTCTATTGCCCCGGATGGTTCCGGAAGCAAATTAGAAGGACTCAAACCCGCAACGTACCTGAGGGATCAAGACGTGGTCACCGGGAGCAACGCTCATGGGAAGGCGAGAACCGTTCTTGTCGACGGCACCAGGGCCAACGGCGAGGACCTTGGCCTCGTTCTGCTCCTTGACGCTGCtctcggggaggaagataccGGAGGCGGTCTTGGTCTCGGGCTTGATGCGCTGGACCAGGACGCGGTCGAGAAGGGGAGCAAGACCCTTGACGTTACGGAGGAGAGACTAATCGATATTATTACGTTAGCCATTGATATTCATGGCGGCTCCAGCGGCCTAGCTATGCGAAGTGACAGGGGGTGATGAAGTCGATGAATGGCGGGAAAACTTCCAGCCGGAGCTTCCCATAACACGTAACAATTGCGAAGACGTACCATTTTGACGGGAGAGATGTGAGtggatgagaaagagattgaAGGATGCAGAATGTGAGGTTGAAGTGTGGAGAGtaagagaggaagaagaggaagaagaagaccggGGAAGggcagaaagaagatctcgACTCAAGCCGACACGAGAAATTTCCAGAATGCCAAGACCGACAGCTTCACTTCCCCATCGGATTGCCGCTGCCGAGGGTATAGCTTCAACTTTCTATTTACCACCTTACTTCTTCATCTAACATATATAACTCAATTGCAGTTAGATGCGGTCGCATTCGTTTATAGACCCGCAGAGATTTATTTAGAAGGCTCTTTCCGTCTCAACTTGTAACTATCTTACTCTTTACCGCTAGATGTCGTCCAATAAATGCTCCTTTCCACCGAGCATGATAACCTAGATGAACGCAGAAGACACAAGCTCAAGAAAGTCGTGGTATAACTATTGGCGTATCTTTGAGTGTTACACATTGAACTCCACCAGACCGAACCGTCCCAGGATGCTACACAGCGCATTATAAAAATTACAACGTGACCAAAACATGAACCCAGTAGCTTTTTTACCATCTCCGGCCCCGGCCCCGTCCGCCTCCAAATCCACCTCCATAGCCCATCTGAGGTTGGCCGCCGCCTTGATTGCCGTAACCAGGCTGGCCTTGTTGTCCGCCGCCTGCGCCGGATTGGCCTCCCATCATTGCCTGGGCGTGCTGCATGAAAGACATTGGATCCATAGATGACGGGTCCAAGCCCTGCGCCATCATACTGGCGAGCATTCCCTGCATCATATCTGGAGACATGTCTGGCATACCCGGCATACCAGGCATCGGCGGCGGTGCACCACCGGGGCCTCCGGGGCCAGGTTGAGGGCCACCGGGCATCGGCGGAAGCCCCATGGTCAAGAAACTCTGCATGTCATCCAATTGTCTCTTCTgatctccaacttccttCCGTAACTCTTGCTGTTTCAAAACGTAGCTTGCCCATGTAAATTCATCGAATCCGTAGTTGAAGTAGTCCGAGATGTCAGAACCCGGCCGTCTCCATGGTTTATCGTCTTCTGGGAAGTCCGCATCCATATCAGTCGACAGAATCGGTTTACCAGTGGCCGGATGAGTTGGGTTTGCATGGACGTCTATATCTGAAGCGTGGACAGGGGGATATGCTGAACCTGGTTTCTGCGGTACGGCGGGGCGTGCGGTGACTGGAACCGGAGTTGCATGTTCAACTTTCGGTGTCACAGAAGGCGTAACTGACTTCGATACGGGAGAAGAATCTACAGATGCAGGTCGCTGCGACTCAGCTCGTAGGCTAGCATGGCGGGGGTGTGGTCTTGACGTAATGTTAGACAAAAGACGACCCTGTCGCGTTGTTGAAGACGAACTTACACTTCAGGGGGAGGCGCATCAGGAGGAGCTTCCGTGATAATATTAAAATCATCCTAGCAAGTTTCTCATTTAGCATAAGCCATAAAGAGAATAATCAATACGGACatacatcatcttcttcaacctctatctcttcttcctcgacgtCATCTGCCTCTTGGTTGAGGTTCGCTTGGGCGTGATGGGCTGTATTCTGAGATGCAGCTACCGGCACTGCATCGGCAGGATCATAgagatcatcgtcatcatcgtccaaaATGGCCTGATTCTGCATCTTAGTAATCGAGCAATGGGTGGAATAGCTAACGAGGGCAAGGTGCAGACTGTTTACGGCAGatagccgtctcttaggtcagcagacccaccacgcacttcggcgtgttggtctgcctcacccaaacgataattcccatctaaacgataaatttgaagctattcaagctcctatacaacatcgccttgagtatctatccaataaggtaatctagggccttccctatccacctggccagcttctgtactaggcagatcccctgtatttgtcggttgtggtggtttatcgtattccaaagctcccgtctttctaatttgcctaagaccctgtagtctttccacctcagtacgatccgcaattcggcgttttgcatcatatacagttagtggcccgtggtatttaacccttttctgtgatttccgtctatcctgaggcttccggtatcgaagatgctgctgtagatcatccttgagctgagcggctaattcagtagtttcaagcgagctttggaatacacggtcaaggcgtcgtacaaagctttgatcaagctccgggctattattaataaagctctgcgctttactaatacttcgacgaagacctcgtattgtagatggtggcgatgagcttgatggtggtggtgatggtgttgtaattatctcaagttctggagcagtttccaaagcctcacgtagagatttcatcaccttttctgaatctaagggatatagacctcgcttttcaaaggcatcccggattgtacgttgtttgaaggtcatcgtacgaatagaatggatctcttttaaaaaatcactcttatcgtccatctcagcacctctttgagcgagctcattgtttctcttgcgataaaagtgcttatagacttgaaaaggttgtccatcaagaggctgtacaagatgtgttgtatgaggaggaaagcaatatggtataatatagtgtagtccacagaattgaagaaattcataggtaagatgggactcgtggccatcgaaaaatagtaatcgaacctctttttttgtagagatacggtgttttgtatgacggtggaagtgctgaatccagtcaaaactaatcttatctgtagtatagccttttggagatagagatattcgatattcctctggaatatctgcatcgtaccaccgctcaagatgatatgttcctttgaatataaagtatggaggaagagtaaaaccgtccgctgcaatacactctattgcagagatcagttcccctacttctttagagggatttcctcttgcagctcgtagaggcatagtagttacaactttttgagtctttccctgtctaagttgaaagccagtttcatcgaaattgtatatatttttgggaggtatattcttgataaaggcctctaagcagtcgtaccagtgttggagaacacctatatcttctgcatcaagacgcttcttatctttcggcttctgctgaatgagcttaaactcctcaggaagacgtttaataaagcgataaacccagttcttgtcaactgtacgagattgcccgtcggttatattccgctgcagtatttggttggcactctgctcaatcattccggccgtaggtggactatatagattatcaagctgacgaatccaacgaattagtgccttttcttgtgaatcatcaagtgtcttggttgagataggacgtgaggaaagatttgctcggccatgaatacgcgcccggagtcgttggtaaggaacattaaattgacgcgctagcgcagagatattgggctttttttggccttgggcgattgtacaggcctgtacgatccgtatctcgatatcagaataagaatcaggcatggtggtggtatataggagcctgaatagcttcaaatttatcgtttaggtgggaattatcgtttgggtgaggcagaccaacacgccgaagtgcgtggtgggtctgctgacctaagagacggctatCGTATCTTAAGGCCGAgtttgtcttgtttgctCCGCTCCGGATATTGCGCCGTTTGTATGGACGTCCAGATCGACTTTCGACCTTAATGGAATATTTTACTTGGTCTATACATGTCTTTTACAACCGGTCTTAGTATTTCATACAGTAAAAACAGAGAGATATCGATACTCTTCACATATAAAGCACAACTTAGTGTATGGTGCTATATTTCTTGTATACCCATAaccacaatatatataaagtggCGTGGTAGAGCTACAGTCAATGAATGATATGCATAAGTTACCATCAGGAAAACTGAATAGAAATTATAATCAGCCTAACTGCATAGCGACTATGTCAATCTAATTCAAACTTATCATATAattgacaatctctttcaGTCTCATTTTAAATATCAAGTCTCGATTTCCGAGGTCACGTGCGATAGTACATTGATTACTTATGAGATCTTCGTTTTTGATCTACGTCAGGTATCCTGCTTTGCACATTCAATCCAGCATAATGTCGCAATCAGAACAGCCGAGCCATAGCTCGACACCTAGGTCTTTCACAAGCCAGACGGCCTCTGCAGAAGAACTTCTCAAGTCACAGACCGTCGGTCTAGTCCATCTTTCTGATTTTCGCAAGCGTCGCGCAGAGGTTCTTGAGCAGAAGGAACGAGAAGCACATGATAAGTCGCTGGGGAGGTTCACCTCTGGTAACTCGAGAAGCGCAACTCCATCGGGTGGCGATGTGACCGACAGGTAAGTTAAGCGCACTTTTGGAAGGCTCTTAGACTAATCGCGACGTACTAGCGCCTCGACACGGAGCGATGGACCcccgaaaaagaagaagaagaagaagccgctTGCGAAGAGCAAACTCTCTTTTGgagatgacgaggaagagggtgaTAATACCGGAGAAGATTCCGCGGCCAGTATACCTCGTTCCGCTTCACGAACGCCGGTAGATAACAGCTCTTTACCGCCGTCACGTCGGATTACCCCAAATCCAAACGCTCCACCCCCACCCAAAGCCATGACAAAAGCTGCGCTGAAggctgaagctgaagcgCGGGATGCCTTGCGCAAGGAATTCCTGGCGATGCAGGAAGCCGTCAAGAACACGGAAATCTTAATACCATTTATCTTCTATGATGGAACGAATATTCCCGCCGGGACGGTCAAGGTTAAAAAAGGCGACCCAGTCTGGTTATTTTTAGACCGATGCCGAAAGGTGGGCGCAGAACTAGGAGTTGGTGGTAACAGTGGTGCCTCAAAGGGTCGGAAAGATAATCGGCGCGAATGGGCAAGGGTCAGTGTCGATGATTTGATGCTAGTTAAGGGGAATGTAATCGTCCCACATGTGAGTGATTGTTTTCGTCCCTATTTTATCGTGACCAATGTGCTAACCGTCCTCAAGCATTATGAACTGTACTACTTTATTGCCAATCGAGTACCCAGCTTCTCAAGTGCTGGAGGATTGCTGTTCGACTACTCCAACAAGCCCCCTGAAACAGCTCCTACCAATGATGATCCCCTATTGGGATCGAATACAGATCAACTTGAGGGTGCTGATAAGGATCCTGCATCGACAAAGGTCGTTGACAGGCGGTG
The sequence above is a segment of the Aspergillus oryzae RIB40 DNA, chromosome 3 genome. Coding sequences within it:
- a CDS encoding uncharacterized protein (predicted protein), encoding METPKDPSLLEYARFYGIARDFTAVDPITNIDETASETPLPRDALSEFQDYIYETQRNVEDNLRKEKLNVRKESARLLASVIQDARAEKLDINWDELLPKFSQVDELKVQLPILDNDSISDTLRYTSPLRYDENKIEIRPLDEPCQKLKDEDITADLLTKADQVLKDIMPEKLKCSRESMLLIQKARDCGGLHFADLESLLNEMIISGQV
- a CDS encoding transposase (predicted protein); this translates as MPDSYSDIEIRIVQACTIAQGQKKPNISALARQFNVPYQRLRARIHGRANLSSRPISTKTLDDSQEKALIRWIRQLDNLYSPPTAGMIEQSANQILQRNITDGQSRTVDKNWVYRFIKRLPEEFKLIQQKPKDKKRLDAEDIGVLQHWYDCLEAFIKNIPPKNIYNFDETGFQLRQGKTQKVVTTMPLRAARGNPSKEVGELISAIECIAADGFTLPPYFIFKGTYHLERWYDADIPEEYRISLSPKGYTTDKISFDWIQHFHRHTKHRISTKKEVRLLFFDGHESHLTYEFLQFCGLHYIIPYCFPPHTTHLVQPLDGQPFQVYKHFYRKRNNELAQRGAEMDDKSDFLKEIHSIRTMTFKQRTIRDAFEKRGLYPLDSEKVMKSLREALETAPELEIITTPSPPPSSSSPPSTIRGLRRSISKAQSFINNSPELDQSFVRRLDRVFQSSLETTELAAQLKDDLQQHLRYRKPQDRRKSQKRVKYHGPLTVYDAKRRIADRTEVERLQGLRQIRKTGALEYDKPPQPTNTGDLPSTEAGQVDREGPRLPYWIDTQGDVV
- a CDS encoding TauD/TfdA dioxygenase family protein (probable taurine catabolism dioxygenase) produces the protein MAPSLEDPILAPALDHVILPKKEVNGDNKFHYTPGRTVVERHDNYAYEDLLPSFPDIHWDPLEEIPYEDRGLRGDPKFRNLLRDATDVFDYTPKIGTEIHGVNLAKLDEAQKDDLARLVAVRGVVFFRDQKDLDIDAQRELGRHFGRLHKHATTSVPRKQGLEDVHVVYSGDNSGDQRALFTPSFLWHSDVTYEVQPPSYTMLKVLTGPPRGGGGDTLWTSQYAAYDALSSHMQTYLKGLTAIHSADMQASDSRALGRPVRREPVTTEHPLIRTNPVTGWNSLFFNPGFVTKIVGIPKTESDAIIKYLTDVIATTQEMHARFQWNKDDLAIWDNRTTNHTASYGFAPHRRHAVRVAAQAERPYLDPAGKSQEEEHIALYNLPPVNKDGARQSNYND
- a CDS encoding nucleoporin FG repeat-containing protein (predicted protein); the protein is MFSAKPAGGGLSINTNSANSLLSRSSTLLFHFTARTFPLGGANTQTTSSTTTPGTTSTTSGLFGNLGSSTAQSKPATGLFGNATSGTTQQNQSSGTNMFSGLGGQQTNTGGGGLFGNSTATTSQPQSGGLFSGTANANTAQSGTTGGGLFGGASTAQTQSKPLFGGMGTSNNTGGSLFGGANQNNTQQQQQAQKPTLSLFGNQNTTTQQPAQPTAAAGTVVPGVKVDLSNLLPTTKYESCADEIKKELEVFDNYVLTQIKMCNEVGNMIPSIAAQGETIPNDVEFVQGKLETMQHALENDASDIDQLRSLVARDAAEAQVGFRAIDTLKLPLQFQPAAGSGWWSVQDQKLSDRQSLRSTRKNTLALPDDVEGDSSTTVNGVPVNLVDYFSQRSDEMGTVLERYKQNLKEIEDHLHGVEATLERQIHEFVTSRSRDGAAAGTPKSVLNDLAVVLGDVEAGILGVASRLGGVTEQVQEVVLGPPSLGEGRLNL
- a CDS encoding FAM50/XAP5 family protein (predicted protein) is translated as MSQSEQPSHSSTPRSFTSQTASAEELLKSQTVGLVHLSDFRKRRAEVLEQKEREAHDKSLGRFTSGNSRSATPSGGDVTDSASTRSDGPPKKKKKKKPLAKSKLSFGDDEEEGDNTGEDSAASIPRSASRTPVDNSSLPPSRRITPNPNAPPPPKAMTKAALKAEAEARDALRKEFLAMQEAVKNTEILIPFIFYDGTNIPAGTVKVKKGDPVWLFLDRCRKVGAELGVGGNSGASKGRKDNRREWARVSVDDLMLVKGNVIVPHHYELYYFIANRVPSFSSAGGLLFDYSNKPPETAPTNDDPLLGSNTDQLEGADKDPASTKVVDRRWYERNKHIYPASLWREYEPGPEFEEKMRTTRRDASGNTFFF